CGTGCCGTCTTGCCTGCCAGGAGCCGGTAATTGGTCAGGAACAAGACCAGCAGCCCACTGCCCCAATACACCAACTGCATCCCCGGCTTGCTGCTATCCGTACCAGCCATCACCCCATGCACCGTCGCCGCCACATAGATGACAAAGGTCAGGTAGTGCAACTGCCGCCAGCGCTTCTGCCCCAACTGCTTACGAAAGTTAAAGCTGAGGGAGGTAAAGATCATGAAGTATAGACTGAGAATGCCTATCCCGACCCAACCGGGTCGGTAGGGACCAATAAAAGGAATGGTCACATCGGCCCGCGAGTAAGGGTAATAGCTGTCGAACAGCAGCGCCAGAGCGTGCAGAGCAGTAAAGGCGACCGCCAGCCAGGAGAGGAGGTTGTGCATCGCCAGGGACAGCACGGCCGGGACCGTCTCCTTAATGATTTTACTGCTGAGCAACAGCCCCCACACGGTAGACCCGGTCAGGAGCAAATAGGCTACCGTACCCGCCGAACGTGACAGGTACCAGGGCGTCTTGGTCGTCAAGCCCACAAAAAGGGCGATTTGCGAACCGATGGGGGTGATGGTCAGGAGTAACCAACCCCCGCCCAGCAACAGCAGGCCGCCTAACAGGCCCAGCAGTAGACTGCCGACAAAAGCGCGCAGGGTGGCCATACGGCCGTTCGTCGTTGAAGGTTCTATCGTCGTCATTCTCAATCTCCCAAAAAGCGATCCGCAGATTTCACCGATTAAAGAAAGAAATCTGGGTTATGCCATGTCTGCCGGGCTGCCTTGCAACACCGCGTACATAGGCGGTGTTACCAGGATACGGCCATCATCCGTCACCATCAGCCCGGCCAGCTCCATTTCCAATAAGGCCGCCAGCCCGTCGGCCGAACCGGCCACCAGAGTCGCCGTCGCCCAGGCTTCGGCCTGCGCCGCGTCTTCGGCCAGAATAGTGACGGTGAGAGCATCGGTGACTACCGGTTGGCCGGTGGTCGGGTCCAACAGATGATGGGCCAGACGACCGTTGTGCTGCCAGCGCCGGTAATCAATGCCCGAAGTCGCCAGGGCCGCTTCCGCCAACCAGAACGAGGCCAGGTCAGGCCGCGC
Above is a genomic segment from Candidatus Leptovillus gracilis containing:
- a CDS encoding ferric reductase-like transmembrane domain-containing protein; amino-acid sequence: MTTIEPSTTNGRMATLRAFVGSLLLGLLGGLLLLGGGWLLLTITPIGSQIALFVGLTTKTPWYLSRSAGTVAYLLLTGSTVWGLLLSSKIIKETVPAVLSLAMHNLLSWLAVAFTALHALALLFDSYYPYSRADVTIPFIGPYRPGWVGIGILSLYFMIFTSLSFNFRKQLGQKRWRQLHYLTFVIYVAATVHGVMAGTDSSKPGMQLVYWGSGLLVLFLTNYRLLAGKTAR